A genomic segment from Schistocerca piceifrons isolate TAMUIC-IGC-003096 chromosome 4, iqSchPice1.1, whole genome shotgun sequence encodes:
- the LOC124795661 gene encoding piggyBac transposable element-derived protein 3-like, whose product MTPSSGRCGFTQYVLSNPNPLGLKNFILASNDGLLLDFCIFVGKGNVPEDDLKTLGLGGAVVKLLSLTLPQDGSHVIYIDRFFTSVTSAEMLLEKSIFLTGTVMRTRIAPAASKLSDDKCLKRGEWCEIVRENGKLCVVKSKDNKCVTLLSSCTGSNPVGTCKRCSKKDGQKIDVPCPAVVQAYHQMIGGTDLCDRLLAYYRSSIRTKKWLVRVFNHFVDVVVVNCWSMYGRACVIADLNKRDQIPLIAFRLHLAMSLMKSQELCNISKQPLRTCSEIDEESSTDEEQFTPMPKYRKVVSQPVCEVRYDQVGHYPV is encoded by the coding sequence ATGACTCCTTCTTCTGGGAGGTGTGGTTTCACTCAGTATGTTCTTTCTAACCCTAATCCACTGGggttaaaaaattttattcttgcTTCTAATGACGGACTGCTCCTGGATTTCTGTATTTTTGTTGGGAAGGGTAATGTACCAGAAGATGATCTGAAGACCCTGGGTTTGGGAGGAGCTGTTGTAAAACTATTGTCATTAACTCTCCCTCAAGATGGCTCTCATGTAATTTACATAGATAGATTCTTTACAAGTGTTACAAGTGCAGAAATGTTGTTGGAGAAGAGCATTTTCCTGACAGGAACAGTTATGAGAACTAGAATTGCTCCAGCTGCTTCAAAACTGAGCGATGATAAGTGCCTAAAAAGAGGTGAATGGTGTGAGATTGTAAGGGAAAATGGTAAACTTTGtgttgtcaaatcgaaagacaaTAAATGTGTGACATTACTTTCCTCTTGCACTGGTAGCAATCCTGTGGGCACATGTAAAAGATGCTCCAAGAAAGATGGGCAGAAGATTGATGTCCCCTGCCCAGCTGTAGTACAAGCATACCATCAAATGATTGGAGGTACAGATTTGTGTGACAGGTTGCTGGCTTATTACAGAAGTTCTATTCGAACAAAAAAATGGCTAGTAAGAGTATTTAACCATTTTGTTGATGTGGTGGTTGTGAACTGTTGGTCGATGTATGGAAGAGCTTGTGTGATTGCAGATTTGAATAAAAGGGATCAGATACCTTTGATTGCTTTTCGACTACATCTAGCCATGTCACTTATGAAATCTCAGGAACTGTGTAATATCAGTAAGCAGCCACTGAGAACATGTAGTGAAATTGATGAAGAAAGTTCCACAGATGAGGAACAGTTTACACCAATGCCAAAATACAGGAAAGTTGTAAGTCAACCCGTTTGCGAAGTAAGGTATGATCAAGTAGGGCATTATCCTGTATAG